In one Solanum dulcamara chromosome 1, daSolDulc1.2, whole genome shotgun sequence genomic region, the following are encoded:
- the LOC129889413 gene encoding short chain aldehyde dehydrogenase 1-like, producing the protein MATSSLQSPIAKKLEGKVAIITGGASGIGAATATLFVQHGAKVTIADIQNDVGNSVVKEIGTEHIMFVHCNVAIESDVQNVVDATVAKFGKLDIMFSNAGVAGKSISSILEVDSDIIKNVFDVNVVGAFLCAKHAARVMISANTKGSIIFTTSASTVVHGLVPHAYAASKSAILGLSKNIGVELGKYGIKVNCVSPYYISTPIALNALGIVEREMGEKWFAEGGNLKGVLLDEQDVANGVLYLASDDSKYVSGLNLVIDGGYSTTNVALGEAYKKLFPSATTNQVMQILY; encoded by the exons ATGGCCACTTCTTCTCTTCAATCCCCAATAGCCAAAAa GCTAGAAGGTAAGGTAGCAATTATAACAGGTGGTGCTAGTGGCATAGGAGCAGCCACAGCTACACTTTTTGTTCAACATGGTGCAAAAGTAACAATTGCAGATATCCAAAATGATGTTGGAAATTCAGTAGTAAAAGAAATTGGAACAGAACACATAATGTTTGTCCATTGTAATGTGGCGATTGAATCAGACGTTCAAAATGTTGTAGATGCAACTGTTGCCAAATTTGGTAAGCTCGACATAATGTTTAGTAACGCTGGTGTAGCTGGTAAGTCAATTTCTAGCATCTTAGAGGTAGATTCCGACATAATTAAGAACGTGTTCGATGTAAATGTTGTTGGAGCCTTCTTATGTGCGAAACATGCTGCTAGAGTGATGATTTCAGCCAATACAAAAGGTTCCATTATATTCACAACAAGTGCTTCGACAGTGGTCCATGGTCTTGTCCCGCACGCATATGCGGCATCAAAAAGTGCAATTTTAGGCCTCTCCAAGAACATCGGAGTCGAATTAGGAAAATACGGAATAAAAGTTAATTGTGTTTCTCCTTATTACATTAGTACACCAATTGCATTGAACGCGCTAGGAATAGTTGAGAGAGAAATGGGGGAGAAATGGTTTGCGGAAGGAGGAAATTTGAAAGGAGTTTTATTAGATGAACAAGATGTGGCAAATGGAGTATTGTACTTGGCAAGTGATGATTCTAAATATGTAAGTGGTTTGAACTTAGTTATTGATGGTGGTTATAGCACTACTAATGTGGCTTTAGGTGAGGCCTACAAGAAATTGTTCCCATCAGCTACTACCAACCAAGTAATGCAAATTCTTTATTAA